The following are encoded together in the Pleurocapsa sp. FMAR1 genome:
- a CDS encoding metallophosphoesterase: MISPEYYFISDLHIGGEGNLTVCDFETELIDFLQLLESKTNSTELIIVGDAFSFWEMTRTSPTEKLEIIIEQHPRLFEQFKRTGESIKITLLPGNHDYELACYAEFKQTLQAYNINLEAKEVITRQIQGKTIWLEHGNQHDSFNRIADFGNPHVTPIGYYIVSQIVDGLVERSRLGKYRWLKDIESVYPNEQIPYWFFSNYFYKEMSLWLRWILLPFLLLLSVSAFILISAILERAGIVTSGFFSKPWLAFLHNFGFAGKALDFTVNLVLFIDTLFLGSLILVLIPLSFVFRDIKKTLRRYGYKGKKGLKIHKQSYYLQAAQQVFEQDKDVFAFVYGHTHQPSLTKIDGKDSDSGDRYVLNTGSWLKKLKRISSIFRFLPAVYYPSFQLNYFKIFVNNDQIEILYECIPKQVESGLTPLEKLAIIGRKKQKPISIPPRTIIQQSEHSKV, from the coding sequence ATGATTAGTCCAGAATATTATTTTATCAGTGACCTTCACATTGGTGGTGAGGGAAATTTAACAGTTTGTGATTTTGAAACCGAATTAATTGATTTTTTGCAGCTTTTAGAAAGCAAAACCAATTCTACCGAGTTAATTATCGTCGGTGATGCCTTTAGCTTTTGGGAGATGACGCGCACTTCACCCACAGAAAAACTAGAAATTATTATTGAGCAACATCCGAGATTGTTTGAGCAGTTTAAACGTACAGGTGAAAGCATCAAAATTACTCTGTTGCCAGGAAATCATGATTACGAACTCGCTTGTTATGCTGAATTTAAACAAACGCTTCAAGCGTACAATATTAATTTAGAAGCCAAAGAAGTTATTACTCGCCAGATACAGGGAAAAACCATCTGGCTCGAACATGGTAATCAGCACGATAGCTTTAATCGAATTGCTGATTTCGGTAATCCTCATGTTACTCCTATTGGTTACTATATTGTTAGCCAAATTGTAGATGGGTTAGTAGAAAGGTCACGCTTGGGCAAATATCGCTGGCTCAAAGATATCGAATCAGTATATCCCAATGAGCAAATTCCCTACTGGTTTTTTTCTAATTATTTTTACAAAGAGATGAGTCTTTGGTTGCGCTGGATTTTATTACCTTTTTTGCTATTGCTCAGCGTCAGTGCTTTTATATTAATTAGTGCCATCTTAGAACGAGCAGGAATTGTTACCAGTGGCTTTTTCTCCAAACCCTGGCTAGCATTTTTACACAATTTTGGTTTTGCAGGTAAAGCTTTAGATTTTACGGTAAACCTAGTTTTATTTATTGATACGCTATTTCTTGGAAGCTTAATTTTAGTATTAATTCCTTTATCGTTTGTGTTTAGAGATATCAAAAAAACTTTGCGTCGATATGGCTATAAAGGTAAAAAAGGTCTAAAAATTCACAAACAAAGCTACTATCTTCAAGCTGCACAGCAGGTTTTTGAACAAGACAAAGATGTTTTTGCTTTTGTATACGGACATACTCATCAACCTTCGTTAACTAAGATAGACGGTAAAGACTCTGATTCAGGCGATCGCTATGTCCTCAATACTGGTAGCTGGCTCAAAAAACTGAAGCGGATTTCTTCTATTTTTCGATTTCTGCCAGCAGTTTACTATCCTTCTTTTCAACTTAATTATTTTAAGATTTTTGTTAACAATGACCAGATTGAAATTTTATACGAGTGTATACCCAAACAGGTTGAGTCTGGTTTAACGCCTTTAGAAAAGCTAGCAATAATAGGTCGAAAAAAACAAAAACCAATTTCAATTCCGCCACGAACTATTATTCAACAGTCTGAACACAGCAAAGTTTAG
- the sbcD gene encoding exonuclease subunit SbcD, with translation MVKVLHLSDIHIGSGFSHGKINPETGINTRLEDFVNTLRICIDRAIQEPVDIVLFGGDAFPDATPPPYVHEAFASQFRRLADAQIPAVLLVGNHDQHSQGSGGASLSIYRTLVVPGFIVGDTITTHRLATRSGEIQIITLPWLNRSTLLTRPETEGLALAEVNEMLIQKLQPVLEGEIRGLDPQLPTILLAHLMADRANLGAEKFLAVGKGFTIPMSMLIRPEFDYVALGHVHKHQNLNPSNDPPVVYPGSIERVDFSEEKEDKGYVLLEIEPEKVDWQFCTLPARPFLTIEIDVSKTEDPLEAVLSAIAKQEITDKVVRLIYKLRSQQLDVINTSAIDRALQAAHSHSIRPELVSQLARPRLPELGVGNTLDPIEALTTYLNNREDLQDIRQDLLEAASTLLNA, from the coding sequence ATGGTTAAAGTTCTTCACTTATCAGATATTCATATCGGCAGTGGTTTTTCTCATGGCAAAATCAACCCCGAAACAGGAATCAATACCAGATTAGAAGACTTTGTAAATACTCTTCGTATCTGCATAGACAGAGCCATACAAGAGCCTGTAGACATAGTATTGTTTGGTGGCGATGCTTTTCCTGATGCTACGCCTCCGCCTTATGTTCATGAGGCTTTTGCTAGTCAGTTTAGACGTTTGGCTGATGCTCAAATACCCGCAGTTTTATTAGTAGGCAATCACGATCAGCATTCTCAAGGTAGTGGTGGTGCTAGCTTATCGATTTATCGTACTTTGGTAGTGCCAGGGTTTATTGTTGGTGATACCATTACTACTCATCGTCTGGCTACTCGCAGTGGCGAAATTCAAATCATTACTCTTCCTTGGTTAAATCGTTCTACTTTACTAACTCGCCCCGAAACAGAAGGATTAGCACTAGCTGAAGTGAATGAAATGCTGATCCAAAAATTGCAGCCAGTCTTAGAAGGGGAAATACGCGGTTTAGATCCGCAGCTACCAACTATTTTACTTGCTCACTTAATGGCAGATAGGGCAAATTTAGGGGCGGAGAAATTTTTAGCAGTGGGTAAAGGCTTTACAATTCCCATGTCGATGTTAATTCGTCCAGAATTTGACTACGTAGCTTTAGGTCATGTTCACAAACATCAAAATCTAAACCCCAGTAACGATCCTCCTGTTGTCTATCCTGGCAGTATTGAGCGAGTTGATTTTAGTGAAGAGAAAGAAGACAAGGGCTATGTCTTACTAGAAATTGAACCAGAAAAAGTAGACTGGCAATTTTGTACCCTCCCAGCGCGCCCTTTTTTGACTATTGAAATAGATGTTTCTAAGACAGAAGATCCTTTAGAAGCCGTTTTAAGTGCGATCGCCAAACAAGAAATTACCGATAAAGTGGTGCGTCTGATCTATAAATTGCGATCGCAACAGTTGGACGTAATCAACACTTCTGCTATAGATCGAGCTTTACAAGCTGCCCATAGCCACAGTATTCGTCCAGAATTAGTTAGCCAGCTAGCCCGCCCTCGTTTGCCAGAATTAGGCGTAGGCAATACTCTTGACCCGATAGAGGCATTGACTACCTATCTAAATAATCGCGAGGATCTTCAAGATATTCGACAAGATTTATTAGAGGCAGCCTCAACTTTGCTCAATGCGTAA
- a CDS encoding LemA family protein has protein sequence MAFFSRTILFSQVKNHLEFKQQTLAEITRLRSRAMSGEVGTERRLSIKNQISRSIGNIMALIKNHPKLKFNQHVTQLLESLNETEEQISAARLHNAAMTDYNNALEMFLSNIVASYMRYQFFHLGSYGNS, from the coding sequence TTGGCGTTTTTTAGCAGGACTATTTTATTCTCGCAAGTCAAAAATCATCTGGAATTTAAACAGCAAACTTTAGCGGAAATTACCAGATTGCGATCGCGTGCTATGTCTGGAGAAGTCGGCACAGAGCGACGACTAAGTATAAAAAATCAAATCTCCCGCAGCATCGGTAATATTATGGCGTTGATTAAAAATCACCCCAAATTAAAATTTAATCAGCACGTTACTCAACTACTAGAATCATTAAACGAAACCGAAGAACAAATTTCTGCTGCTAGACTTCATAATGCTGCGATGACTGATTATAACAATGCCTTAGAAATGTTTCTTAGTAATATTGTGGCAAGCTATATGAGATATCAATTCTTTCACCTGGGTAGTTATGGCAATTCTTAA
- a CDS encoding LL-diaminopimelate aminotransferase: MATINDNYLKLKAGYLFPEIARRVSAYAADNPDAPIIKLGIGDVTEPLPAACRDAIIKATHEMGDRATFQGYGPEQGYLWLRDKIAEHDFQSRGCDIDASEIFISDGSKCDCGNILDIFGNDNKIAVTDPVYPVYVDTNVMAGHTGEVSEDGKYEGLVYLPISADNNFTAEIPTEKVDLIYLCFPNNPTGATATKEHLKAWVDYAKKHDSLILFDAAYEAYIIDPDLPHSIYEIEGAKDCAIEFRSFSKNAGFTGTRCAFTVVPQNLIGKAADGTEVKLWQLWNRRQATKFNGVSYIVQRGAEAVYSQAGQEQIKELISFYLENGKIIREKLTAAGIEVYGGINAPYVWVKTPDGLSSWDFFDKLLLNCNVVGTPGSGFGAAGEGYFRISAFNSRENVNEAMKRITEKFKA, translated from the coding sequence ATGGCAACAATTAACGATAATTACCTCAAGCTCAAAGCAGGATATTTATTCCCAGAAATTGCAAGAAGAGTTAGTGCTTATGCAGCAGATAATCCCGATGCACCGATTATCAAGCTAGGTATTGGAGACGTTACCGAACCTTTGCCCGCAGCCTGTCGGGATGCAATTATTAAAGCAACTCATGAAATGGGCGATCGCGCCACCTTCCAAGGTTATGGTCCAGAACAGGGATATCTTTGGTTAAGAGACAAAATCGCTGAACATGACTTTCAATCACGCGGTTGTGATATAGATGCGTCCGAAATCTTTATCTCAGACGGTTCTAAATGCGATTGCGGTAATATTCTTGATATTTTTGGCAACGATAACAAAATTGCCGTTACCGATCCTGTATATCCCGTATACGTTGACACTAACGTTATGGCAGGACATACAGGAGAAGTCAGCGAAGACGGCAAGTATGAAGGCTTAGTTTACTTGCCTATTAGTGCTGATAATAACTTTACGGCTGAGATTCCCACAGAAAAAGTAGACTTAATCTATCTTTGTTTTCCCAATAATCCTACTGGCGCAACCGCTACCAAAGAACACCTCAAAGCTTGGGTAGATTATGCCAAAAAGCATGACTCGTTGATTTTATTTGACGCAGCCTACGAAGCATATATTATCGATCCAGATTTACCCCACTCCATTTATGAAATAGAAGGGGCAAAAGACTGCGCGATCGAGTTTCGTTCTTTTTCTAAAAATGCTGGTTTTACTGGTACTCGTTGCGCCTTTACGGTTGTTCCCCAAAACCTAATAGGCAAGGCTGCTGATGGTACTGAGGTTAAACTTTGGCAACTTTGGAATCGTCGTCAGGCAACTAAGTTTAACGGTGTTTCTTATATTGTTCAAAGAGGCGCGGAGGCAGTTTATTCTCAAGCTGGACAAGAACAAATTAAAGAATTAATCAGCTTCTATTTAGAAAATGGCAAAATCATTCGCGAAAAGCTAACCGCAGCAGGAATTGAAGTATATGGCGGCATAAATGCCCCCTATGTATGGGTAAAAACTCCCGACGGATTGTCTAGCTGGGATTTCTTTGATAAATTACTATTGAACTGCAACGTAGTCGGTACACCTGGATCTGGTTTTGGTGCAGCAGGTGAAGGCTATTTTCGGATCTCTGCATTTAACAGCCGAGAAAACGTTAACGAGGCAATGAAAAGAATTACCGAAAAATTTAAAGCTTAG